Proteins encoded by one window of Glycine soja cultivar W05 chromosome 15, ASM419377v2, whole genome shotgun sequence:
- the LOC114386762 gene encoding patatin-like protein 7, with product MATMSASPMNLNMIDSNFEVDKLTYEIFSILENNFLFGYGDTENRTNSINFPPRDAKPAKHAAGKVRILCIDGAGATDGILAAKSLAHLEACLRRKSGDANARVADFFDAAAGSGVGGVLAALLFTRGKDGRPLCSAEGALRFLTDNRRRISRRAGLLRRVLRPAAKAEKLFRKTFGECTLKDTVKPVLIPCYDLVTRAPFVFSRADALEVDGYDFKMRDVCAATSADPSSAPTEMRSVDGRTRIMAVDGGVAMNNPTAAAITHVLNNKHEFPFCNGVSDLLVLSLGNGESDFNAVKSSSGFVRIAGEGASDMVDQAVSMAFGECRTSNYVRIQSNGIMANKSTEAKSCKTASDLFAMSEEMLAQKNVESILFRGKKVAENTNMDKLELFGGELIKEQERRKTSILATVVLKNNNASPSPSRTSSATTLSTLSSSS from the exons ATGGCAACAATGTCCGCATCTCCAATGAACCTCAACATGATTGACTCTAACTTCGAAGTCGACAAGCTCACCTACGAAATCTTCTCCATTCTCGAGAACAATTTCCTCTTCGGCTACGGCGACACCGAAAATCGCACCAATTCGATTAATTTTCCGCCGAGAGACGCGAAACCGGCGAAACACGCCGCCGGCAAGGTCCGCATCCTCTGCATTGACGGCGCCGGCGCCACTGACGGCATCCTCGCCGCGAAGTCCCTCGCGCACCTCGAGGCCTGCCTCCGCCGCAAGTCAGGCGACGCGAACGCGCGCGTCGCCGATTTCTTCGACGCCGCCGCCGGCTCCGGGGTCGGTGGCGTCCTCGCCGCGCTGCTTTTCACTCGCGGCAAGGACGGAAGGCCGCTGTGCAGCGCCGAGGGGGCGCTGCGGTTCCTCACCGACAACCGCCGCAGGATTTCGCGGCGGGCGGGGCTCCTCCGGCGAGTGCTCCGGCCTGCGGCAAAGGCGGAGAAGCTCTTCCGCAAGACGTTCGGGGAGTGCACGCTGAAGGACACGGTGAAGCCCGTGCTGATCCCCTGCTACGACCTCGTCACGCGCGCGCCGTTCGTTTTCTCGCGCGCCGACGCGCTTGAAGTGGACGGCTACGATTTCAAGATGCGCGATGTGTGCGCCGCCACGTCAGCGGACCCATCCTCTGCCCCCACAGAGATGCGGTCCGTCGACGGCAGGACCAGGATCATGGCCGTCGACGGAGGCGTCGCCATGAACAATCCAACGGCTGCCGCCATCACGCACGTGCTCAATAACAAACATGAGTTCCCGTTCTGTAACGGCGTTTCCGACCTCCTCGTACTCTCCCTCGGTAACGGAGAGTCAGACTTTAACGCCGTTAAGTCCTCCTCTGGCTTCGTAAGGATCGCCGGCGAAGGAGCTTCCGATATG GTGGATCAAGCCGTATCGATGGCATTTGGTGAGTGTCGGACGAGCAATTATGTGCGGATTCAGTCAAACGGGATCATGGCAAACAAGAGCACAGAGGCCAAGTCCTGCAAAACGGCGTCGGATTTGTTTGCCATGTCGGAGGAGATGTTGGCCCAGAAGAACGTTGAGTCCATTTTGTTCAGGGGGAAGAAGGTGGCGGAGAACACCAACATGGACAAGTTAGAGTTGTTTGGGGGAGAGTTAATTAAGGagcaagagagaagaaaaacaagcaTTTTAGCAACGGTGGTGTTGAAGAACAATAATGCCTCACCCTCACCCAGCAGAACTTCCTCTGCCACTACCTTGTCCACTTTGTCCTCCAGTAGTTAA